Below is a genomic region from Miscanthus floridulus cultivar M001 chromosome 1, ASM1932011v1, whole genome shotgun sequence.
attaagtggAATAGTTCAAATTATATATTATTATCTAGAAATATTATATGAGAATGATATCTAAACAGAGCCGGAGACCGGGACACCGGGGAATGAAGACGCGACGCCAATGCTAGTGGTGGTTGAGGAGAAGCTATCACGGTGGGATGGGCGGAAGCTTCGTGCCGGACGGTACGGCGGGGTGTCGCGGCGTGAAATAAAGCCGTTCGAATCGATCGGTCGAAGCCCAGGAGGCGGCGAACTGCCAGTGTAATTCCTCTCCCCCATCCGCGATAAAACACGTAGTTCACGAAATTTGGAAATTAGGGCtattgtagtattttcgttttttatttggtaaatagtgtccaaacattgactaattaggcttaaaacgttcgtctcgtaattttccaccaaactgtgcaattagtttttctttttatctacatttaatactccatacataaaccgcaaatattcgatgtgacagacactatagcaactttttgaactttggatccaactaaacaaggccgaaATCATGAGATCTGGCTGGAGAAGAACGAAGACGCGTCGGACGTGACAGGCTCGGCTAACACGCTGCAGCAACGGCTGCACCCATGTCGACGGACAGGCTGATGATTTtttggtgttttttttttcaaacggGAGAGAATGACCCGCGAGGACAGGTCACAGACTCACAGGTAATAACTGCCTACTTGACCTGTGTATGCTTTTTACTGATGCTCAAAGAGtgaggccccgtttagattcaaaatcttttggattttggctacggtagcacttttgtttgtatttagtaattagtgtttaattatagactaattaggtttaaaagtttcgtctcgcgatttctcatctaactatgtaattagtttttttttcatctacatttagtactccatgcatgtgtcgcaagatttgatgtgacaggtactgtataaaattttttggaatctaaacgggCCCTCAATTTTACTGCTATCCTGTAAAATAACATCAGAGCGTCGTGTCATCGATTGGGAACTTGTCACCGTCCTATTACTTTATTATTAGGTGGTTGTTGCTTGCAGCCGATTTGATCATTTGATGTGATGTGATTCAGTTATTGACTTATTGATGACGCGGCCTGACAAGAATCCCTTTGGAATGCATGGATTTCTCTATTTCCTGCGGGGTTTTTTTCCCTATGAAAACGAACTTGTTCCTCCTGTACAATTTATGTGGAATTCACGTAGACCCTGCAAAGTgactaagggtctgtttggattcTCTCCTCTAAATTTTAGATCTCTAAACTTTATTACAGCTAAAACTCTAAACAAGTGATCTAAAGTTAGCTCTAAATTTTAGCTCACCTCATATTAGAACTTTAGAGCTCAAAAATGATCGCtataaagtttttagagctcCAAACTTTAAAGGTAGAGATCCAAACACACCCTATAACATATGGATACTGCAGCTGTATTGATTTGGAGTAACCGCAACATGAATACCCTCGTTCCTCTTTCTAGCACATCTCAAAAGTCAAAACAGAAGAAACAACATAGGGGAAACCGACTCCACTGCATCGCAAACGATCGCCCGACCAGGCGATCGAACAGACAAGACCGACCCGTTTCTATTTCGGGGGAAAACAAAACCCCACCTCTTTCCCCTTTTGGCATGCACGCATTCGGTTTCCTTCGCGCGTGCGGACACGCCGCTCTCATTCTCTTTCCGCGCACTCTGCCGCGCGCactactttttctttttttcgcGAGCTAAGACGTGCGCGCACAATTTTATTCTAAAACCACCAGGCATTACGGTCCTTTTTTTCGTAGCAGGAAGGAGCAAGAGCGACAGCAACATCATGGTAACCTACCAGGCACATGACAGTCCTTTTATTCTAAAACCAGAGGGGGAAAAGATCTTCTCAAGGTTATCACTCGTGCGATGATCACGCATGCATATCCAGGTATCAGAGATAAGCAAAACAAGTGTGAGCTGACGCATCACCAAACCAAACCCTGTACGGCACGGCGCTTCAGATAAGCTCCTGCACTGGTCGTGCACGGTGCACATCCAGAGTCCCTCACTATACACAGAGTCCCTCACTATACACGCTACACATACGATTAACAGAAACAACTTCACCAGTCCATACgccttgttcgcttggcttataagcagtACTTTTTCAGCTATAAGaagtattttttcagccaacgaaaaGTATTTTACCCTCACAGCAAATCAGCCAACAACATgatttatcagccaagcgaacaggactgACGTGTCCACCCAGCTCCAGACTCCAGAGTCCAGCAGCCGGCAACTACGTCAGCTGCGCCGGTAGAGGACACACCACCACCATTCGTTGGCGCCCAGCCGCCCATCCATACCATGCGTAACGGGCAGGTGCCTTGCCTGGCCTGCAAAGGCGCCAAGCCGTATCTCACGTATCCTGCCTCTCATGCATcatgcagatgcagatgcaggAGCGCAGGACAACAACGAGGGAGCGCTTCCTTACCTGCACCAGAAGCAGCCTGGTTTGTGGTTCACTGGTTCCCATCCCAGCGTGGCGTACACCCGTATCCTGGCCTGACCGCTTCCTTACCGCGGAttttttacatatttaccatcattATTACGTGAGTGATATAAAAAGATATCAGTGACTCATATGTTAGTGACACAGTGTAAGATGTCATCCataataatggtaaatatgtaaataccCCGGTTGTCAGCGGGTAACACCAACCAACCAGCCGCAGTCAAAATGGCAAAGCGACGTCCAGAGTCCAGACTCCCTGGCCGGAAAAGCACACGCTCACGCGGCACGCAGATGCCGAAGCGGATTGGCCTCTGAATTCTGAAACCGTCGGAGGCAGCCCCATGTTTCCCATGTCAGGTCCGCTGCCTACTGCCTTATCTTCAGAGGCCACCGGAGCCCACAGCGTGACCGTGACCGTGCCGTGCCCACCCGTCGTCGTGTCCCTGCGTACCAGCCACTAGGAACAAACAGCACACACGCCGCACAGGGCACCGGGCCACCGGCACAAGAGCAGACACGCACACACACCCGCCGGTCGGTATCGCCCTCCGCCTATCCCCGTCTGCCGTCTCCATCCTTTATTTTCCGATGACTCCTCTTCACTGTCCTGAGCTTATCTTCCTTCCTCACACGTCAAGAACCATGTGACACCCCGCCACCGGCTCCGCCTTTAGCTAGCCTCCCTCTTGTGTCACTGTGTGGCAGTGGCACACTATAAATCCCAGCGTCTCCCCGCTCTTCACCTAGCTTACATACCTACCCTGTCCAAGAACCAGCAAAAGAGAGGAGACAGCACGAAAGGAACCGAGGGAAAGATCGAGAGGGGCGAAAAAAACTTCACTTTTGGACTTCAATTCCATCGTACGAGCACATGAAGATCCACCCAGCAGCTCCCGCTGGAGGCGGCGCCAAGAAGGACCTCCGGCGTCTGCCGCACGTGTACAGCAAGGTGCTGGAGCTGCCGCTCCCGGCGGACACCGACGTCGAGGTGTTCGAAGGCCCCGACGCCTTCCACTTCGTCGCGGCGCCGGCCGCCGGTGCGCGTGCTGGCGTCGTGCGGGTGCGCACCGTCAGGATCCACCCCGGGGTTACCAAGGTCGTGGTGCAGGCCGGTGGCGGCGCCGAGGGGGCAGCTGACGCCGGCGACAGCATGGAGCTCGACAGGTGGCGGTCCCGCCTGCCTGAGCCGAGCTGTccggccatggccgtggccggGTACGTCGATGGCCAGCTCGTTGTGACAGTGCCGAAGGGCCCCGGTGGCGGTGAAGGCGGCGACGGCGGGCAAGGTGAGGTTACCTGGAGATGCAGCAGCGGAGGCAAGATTAGTGGAAGACTGGTGGTTGTACAGTAGGAGCAGTGGAGAAGTACGCTGGTTGGTCCTTCATCTAATCTGgagtacctagtaatgtcttAGCCATCTTTGTTTTTTTTGGTAAAGATGGGCTGTTCATCATGTTGCTTTAATTTCCTTCCTTCCCTGGTTTCCGTTAGCGACAGACAGATGTTTCATGAGCTATCCTCCTACTGCTTCTCAAGCATATGGAAAGCAACTATTTGTAAATTATATATTTTTGGTTGCCTTGAAATCAAATGTAAATTCTAGATAAAACTGTGTTGTGGTTGTGTGCCCACTTGATGCAACTTGGATTTTTATCATGGTAGATAAGATTTGGTGGAGCTTAATCTGTAGACCAGATCTGATCAGTTACTGTTTCTGAAGATTAGGTGCAAAGTGGACCACTTGGTTGGTGCTGCATGTCACATGGATTCATCAAACCTCTCCATTTTGATGGCCCACGGTTTGCAGCCTAGTGTCTGTTAGTCCTACATGAGATAAGATAGTCGTTCTGGTACAAGGCAATATAAATCGCAAAAATATCAATGGTTTCAGGAAATATATGTATGTACTGCTACCAAACCAAAGGTACTGCAGCTTGATGATCCATGTTCAAGAAGAGTATACTTTTTTTAAAATCTTTCTGTGGTTCAACTCTTCTAGCAACAGTTCTTTTGTATGCTATTATATTACTAGTTGCCATTTCTTATGTAACTAGCTGAACTCAGGTCAGTGATCACCTGATATTCTTAAGTTCCAGTCAGTACACTTGCCAGTTGCTTTCACCCACAACTTAAAAGCATAAAATTATCATAGGCCAATTAGTCAACAATACCATAATAGTTTGGATGAAGTAGCAACTCCTGCACAAGGGTCTccaacaaaaaataaataaaaccatCTGTTATCATTCTCATTGGAAGCAGCTTAACGTGATACACAAACATAATAAAATATTTAATTTAATATGATTCCACACAAAACAGAAAATAATGACTAAACTACAAGAATTACTTTGATAAAGTGAAGCATCAAAATATCAATTTGATATTTCCAATGTTGGTAGTTGATGCATGCTGCACTGTTGACTAGGCTATCAGGGTGCAAAAGTCCAAAGTTCCTcctctgtcaaaaaaaaaagtcCAAAGTTCCGCAAGAGGATTATATGAATATACCAGGCACATGCAATTGATAAACATTTGTTAGTTTCACTGGTTAAACTATATGTGTATATTTTCACGAATCTCAGTTCAAGTTGCAAATAAAGGGAACGGTGTCTTCAATACAAAGAACACCAAACAGCTGATGGTAAGGGGTGGAACCGCGGAAAGGAATACAAGCAATGATACTAGTTTAAAGAATCAGGGAAAGGAAAACATGATGGACCCAACAAAGGGACCGAAAACCCAGTTTTGTAAAGTCTACCGCATGATGGACAAGAGTGGACGAAATTCTATCAAGATCACCCAAGTTGTTGCTCATGCATCATATTAAGCTAAACAGCTAAAGCACACAACAATACTTTGTGATCTTTCTCAAGAAAAATGAAATCCATTGGACGGTCACTACTTTTACCTATACTATCAATACAGTGGGTAACATCACATCGGTTTCTAACTTTCTATCATAGCAATTTGATAGAAATATGAATTTGGGATTATTTTATTTTAATTCTAACAATCAGGGCAGACAAAGCCCAGTATCCAGAAAAGAGTTGGGTAATAGGTCCGAGCACCAACCTAATCTACCAAGAACCCACATATTTTGGATACTAAAAGCACTAAAAATATGCAACACAGGTTAGGCTATTGATCAAACACCATCCGGTACCAGGGAAAATGGGGGTCGTTTATATGTACCGGGCCCTCACTATGGGTCAAATAAGCCGCTGGTCACCAGTTTGAATAAATATGCCCTGCCTGGAGCCAGCTAGGAAATGACACCATCACTAGCTAAATGGGCCAATTACTGAATAAATAAGGTCACCATCAGCCAA
It encodes:
- the LOC136507345 gene encoding uncharacterized protein, whose protein sequence is MKIHPAAPAGGGAKKDLRRLPHVYSKVLELPLPADTDVEVFEGPDAFHFVAAPAAGARAGVVRVRTVRIHPGVTKVVVQAGGGAEGAADAGDSMELDRWRSRLPEPSCPAMAVAGYVDGQLVVTVPKGPGGGEGGDGGQGEVTWRCSSGGKISGRLVVVQ